In Streptomyces durocortorensis, a genomic segment contains:
- a CDS encoding immunity 49 family protein, protein MTVTISRHPFPRENAAAGISVLENNAEGLIESLETSSTRLGDAFELTLTLAKSHCLLDTEASRLPTWKAWVNAMQVGSATFATATMVEGEVHCRIAEKDRALHATGPQYYAHAGAWLTAFYLAVACREKNRLTALCQVPVSLLRQSSAPFDEFVYAWIETLQDYWLGGPDLGAKLVAAIDGTDPSRDHISDPETTAKILYPPMEMFHRLVREDHSGFNQALADALQWHKEYWSTEDNSLQATGLVALPALAVACLAYDAGFPIEVESEYLPIALLERDWPGEFPT, encoded by the coding sequence TTGACGGTCACCATTTCCCGCCATCCCTTTCCAAGGGAGAACGCTGCGGCAGGCATCTCCGTACTGGAGAACAATGCGGAGGGATTGATCGAGAGCCTGGAAACCAGCTCCACCCGGCTGGGTGACGCCTTCGAGCTGACGCTCACGCTCGCGAAGTCCCACTGCCTCCTGGACACCGAGGCATCCCGCCTTCCCACCTGGAAGGCGTGGGTCAACGCCATGCAGGTCGGCTCGGCAACGTTCGCCACGGCGACCATGGTTGAAGGAGAGGTCCACTGCCGCATCGCGGAGAAGGACCGGGCACTCCACGCCACGGGCCCGCAGTACTACGCGCATGCAGGTGCATGGCTGACGGCCTTCTACCTCGCCGTGGCCTGTCGGGAGAAGAACCGGCTGACCGCCCTGTGCCAGGTTCCCGTGTCTCTGCTCAGGCAATCGAGCGCACCCTTTGACGAGTTCGTCTACGCCTGGATCGAAACACTTCAGGACTACTGGCTCGGGGGCCCTGATCTGGGCGCCAAGCTGGTGGCGGCGATCGATGGAACGGATCCGTCTCGGGATCACATCAGCGACCCCGAGACGACGGCGAAGATCCTCTACCCACCGATGGAAATGTTCCACCGCCTGGTTCGCGAGGATCACTCCGGTTTCAACCAGGCCCTCGCCGACGCCCTCCAGTGGCACAAGGAGTACTGGAGCACAGAGGACAACTCCCTTCAAGCCACCGGCTTGGTTGCCCTCCCTGCTCTCGCGGTGGCATGCCTCGCCTACGACGCGGGCTTCCCCATCGAGGTCGAATCCGAGTACCTTCCGATCGCCCTTCTGGAGCGGGACTGGCCGGGGGAGTTCCCAACCTGA
- a CDS encoding immunity 49 family protein codes for MLAHCAADPRAAAVETWESTVNSMQLGSALFAVAHSTEGAVECRINRKLRTLSVAESHPTADAGMWLSAFWLAVICRDQDRMTQLSEIPLERLRSPEGSYDEYIYHWVDTLQSWWLRRPDLADKLIATIEASDPAVARIAPQDLLQGVLYPPINLFYHYVRNDREGFVPALADALKLHKAYWTLDEERAMDIDGSIALGALAVACLAYDAEFPLDIESDYLPKHLLQRSWLGEFPT; via the coding sequence ATGCTTGCACATTGCGCGGCCGACCCCAGGGCAGCGGCGGTGGAGACGTGGGAGTCGACAGTCAATTCGATGCAACTGGGATCAGCACTCTTCGCTGTTGCCCATTCGACCGAAGGTGCCGTCGAGTGCCGCATCAACCGGAAGCTGCGGACTCTATCGGTCGCTGAGTCTCACCCAACCGCCGATGCGGGTATGTGGCTGTCGGCGTTCTGGCTGGCCGTCATCTGCCGTGACCAGGACCGGATGACCCAGCTCAGCGAGATCCCCCTGGAACGGCTGCGCTCACCCGAGGGCTCCTACGACGAGTACATCTACCACTGGGTCGACACCCTCCAGAGCTGGTGGCTCCGACGCCCCGACCTCGCGGACAAACTCATCGCCACCATCGAGGCGTCCGACCCCGCCGTCGCCCGCATTGCCCCACAGGACCTGCTCCAAGGCGTGCTCTACCCACCGATCAACCTCTTCTACCACTACGTCCGCAACGACCGTGAAGGCTTCGTTCCCGCCCTCGCCGACGCCCTCAAACTCCACAAGGCCTACTGGACCCTCGACGAAGAACGCGCCATGGACATCGACGGCAGCATCGCCCTCGGCGCCCTCGCCGTCGCCTGCCTCGCCTACGACGCAGAATTCCCCCTCGACATCGAATCCGACTACCTCCCCAAACACCTCCTCCAGCGCTCCTGGCTCGGCGAATTCCCCACCTGA
- a CDS encoding immunity 49 family protein — translation MTITVQRHTISRQLLPRREPSIPKHTAQLLARIEDSPFALESVMSTALVTAYERTSVDPDVSWVESWEAWVTAMQAGSAIFAAATATEANVQCLIHHEKRTVSAFTQSETFVDVGHWVTAFYLAVICRNGQRLTVLCQIPIAKLRESGAVYNKYHYAWIETLQAFWLGREDFSDELVEAASGTQPGSMSTTDQDYVSRITWPPMDLLRWRATGQHDEFNRALEEALRAHKDYWSADQERADSCYGWVALAPLAMACFALDAGFPIEVDSDYLPKHLLKATWAGEFPTRINPWRRCSHHGREPRGCRTPD, via the coding sequence GTGACCATCACCGTGCAACGTCACACCATCTCCCGGCAGCTTCTGCCCCGGCGAGAACCCTCCATCCCGAAGCACACGGCGCAACTGCTTGCGAGAATCGAAGATTCTCCCTTTGCCCTTGAAAGCGTCATGTCTACCGCTTTGGTCACAGCCTACGAACGGACTTCCGTCGACCCTGATGTCTCATGGGTCGAATCATGGGAGGCCTGGGTCACAGCCATGCAGGCCGGATCGGCCATCTTTGCGGCGGCCACAGCAACCGAAGCCAACGTGCAGTGCCTCATTCACCATGAGAAACGCACTGTTTCAGCCTTCACACAGTCTGAAACCTTCGTCGATGTCGGCCATTGGGTCACGGCCTTCTATCTTGCGGTGATCTGCCGCAACGGTCAGCGGCTTACAGTCCTTTGCCAGATCCCCATCGCCAAACTACGTGAGTCGGGGGCGGTGTACAACAAATACCACTACGCCTGGATCGAAACACTTCAGGCATTCTGGCTCGGCCGGGAGGATTTCTCCGATGAACTCGTTGAAGCCGCCTCAGGGACCCAACCCGGCTCTATGTCAACTACCGACCAAGACTACGTCTCTCGGATCACGTGGCCTCCGATGGACCTCCTCCGATGGCGTGCGACCGGCCAGCACGACGAGTTCAATCGTGCCCTTGAAGAAGCGCTTCGCGCCCACAAGGACTACTGGTCGGCTGACCAGGAACGCGCCGACTCCTGCTACGGCTGGGTGGCCCTGGCTCCACTCGCCATGGCCTGCTTCGCGCTCGATGCGGGTTTTCCCATCGAAGTCGATTCAGACTACTTGCCCAAGCACCTCTTGAAGGCAACATGGGCCGGAGAGTTCCCCACCCGAATCAACCCATGGAGAAGGTGCTCGCATCACGGCCGTGAACCCCGGGGCTGCCGGACGCCTGACTGA
- a CDS encoding alpha/beta hydrolase, which produces MRFALDALLADVPAEQVDEARDFYASRAAGRGPRTFEELKEVREQKCVFRPADPPAVEETVEAAGVRVPVRILLPVGGPPRGVYLGIHGGGFYSGSAARGDERHRELADALDIAVVSVDYRLAPEHPWPAAPDDCEAAALWLVEEAEARFGTSRLVIGGSSVGANLALTTLLRLRDRGVVDRFAAAALRYGAYDLSAQTPGGRLYADEYFIQAYAGHVVDRTAPDISPLYGDLRGLPPALLVVGGNDVLLEDNLALAGRLSAAGNDVEVRVYPESPHGFTGHPTAMAATALSGISSWLHDRLSQP; this is translated from the coding sequence GTGCGATTCGCGCTGGACGCTCTGCTGGCCGACGTGCCCGCCGAGCAGGTCGACGAAGCCCGTGACTTCTACGCGTCGAGAGCTGCGGGCCGTGGGCCCAGGACGTTCGAGGAGCTCAAGGAGGTGCGGGAGCAGAAGTGCGTCTTCCGTCCCGCTGATCCGCCTGCCGTCGAGGAGACGGTCGAGGCCGCGGGAGTACGCGTTCCGGTGCGGATCCTCCTGCCCGTCGGCGGTCCGCCGCGCGGTGTCTACCTGGGCATCCACGGCGGCGGCTTCTACTCCGGCTCCGCGGCACGGGGCGACGAACGCCACCGCGAGCTCGCGGACGCCCTGGACATCGCCGTCGTCAGTGTCGACTACCGGCTGGCGCCCGAGCACCCCTGGCCGGCCGCGCCCGACGACTGCGAAGCGGCGGCGCTCTGGCTCGTGGAGGAGGCCGAAGCCCGCTTCGGGACCTCCCGGCTCGTGATCGGCGGCAGCTCCGTGGGAGCCAACCTCGCCCTGACGACCCTGCTCCGGCTGAGGGACAGGGGCGTCGTCGACCGGTTCGCCGCTGCCGCACTCCGCTACGGCGCCTACGACTTGAGCGCGCAGACCCCGGGCGGTCGTCTCTACGCGGACGAATACTTCATCCAGGCGTACGCCGGCCATGTCGTGGACCGCACCGCTCCCGATATCTCCCCGCTCTACGGCGACCTGCGCGGGCTGCCCCCGGCGCTGCTGGTCGTGGGCGGCAACGACGTGCTGCTGGAGGACAACCTTGCGCTGGCAGGCCGGTTGTCGGCGGCGGGGAACGACGTCGAGGTCCGCGTCTACCCCGAGTCGCCTCACGGCTTCACGGGCCACCCCACCGCCATGGCCGCAACGGCGCTCAGCGGCATCAGCTCCTGGCTGCACGACCGGCTCAGTCAGCCCTGA
- a CDS encoding helix-turn-helix domain-containing protein gives MSNTYGTWLKAQREVAGLTQQQLADLALMTRSHISHIEAGRRMPSEEDALRLDRALGTGNVLATFRPQEDGRSVAEHFEGARKLEEQATFICEFAVAFFPGILQTRRYADAVLGSAFPPYSDEERDEAVVSRLERGKILDRPISPVVWALLDEAVFRRVAGSAEIMAEQIMHVVRLAERGRIRVHVLPLGGPICTLHQSMVTLMRFADQPPVAYSEGTKVAKLHDAPHLVERIQGAYSLAMSDALSLSESLNALRAAAKEYGHRD, from the coding sequence GTGAGTAATACCTATGGCACATGGTTGAAGGCTCAGCGGGAAGTGGCCGGCCTGACGCAACAGCAGCTCGCGGATCTGGCGTTGATGACGCGGTCGCACATCTCGCACATCGAGGCGGGGCGCCGCATGCCGAGCGAAGAGGATGCTCTGCGGCTGGACAGGGCCCTGGGCACGGGGAATGTGCTGGCAACCTTCCGCCCTCAGGAGGATGGCCGTTCGGTCGCGGAACACTTCGAGGGAGCCAGGAAGCTCGAAGAGCAGGCAACGTTCATCTGCGAGTTCGCCGTCGCCTTCTTTCCTGGAATCCTTCAGACCCGCCGATATGCGGATGCGGTGCTGGGTTCCGCCTTTCCGCCATACAGCGACGAGGAACGTGACGAGGCCGTTGTCTCACGTCTGGAGCGGGGCAAGATCCTGGATCGCCCCATCTCACCCGTAGTTTGGGCGCTGCTGGACGAAGCGGTCTTCCGGCGTGTGGCGGGGAGCGCGGAGATCATGGCGGAGCAGATCATGCACGTGGTACGTCTGGCAGAGCGTGGCCGGATCCGCGTCCACGTACTGCCCCTGGGCGGCCCCATCTGCACGCTGCACCAGAGCATGGTGACGCTGATGCGTTTCGCGGATCAGCCACCGGTGGCGTACTCCGAAGGCACGAAGGTGGCCAAGTTGCATGATGCGCCGCACTTGGTCGAGCGAATCCAAGGCGCTTACTCTCTGGCCATGAGCGACGCGCTGTCCCTCTCCGAGTCGCTGAACGCGCTCAGGGCAGCGGCAAAGGAGTACGGGCACCGTGACTGA
- a CDS encoding DUF397 domain-containing protein, whose amino-acid sequence MTERTTPLPGWRKSSYSSPDKDSCLEVQDHHPTAVPVRDSKVPGGPALLIPAAGWTSFVDAVKGGALSV is encoded by the coding sequence GTGACTGAACGCACTACACCGCTCCCCGGCTGGCGGAAGTCCTCGTACAGCAGCCCCGACAAGGACAGCTGCCTAGAAGTCCAGGACCACCACCCCACCGCCGTCCCCGTCCGCGACTCCAAGGTCCCCGGCGGGCCGGCCCTGCTCATCCCCGCCGCCGGGTGGACCTCCTTCGTGGACGCGGTCAAGGGCGGTGCCCTCTCCGTCTGA
- a CDS encoding excinuclease ABC subunit UvrA, producing MAPRTKTTQPPAPHAADSHDLIRVHGARENNLKDVSIELPKRRLTVFTGVSGSGKSSLVFSTIAAESQRLINETYSAFVQGFMPTQARPDVDVLDGLTTAIIVDQQRMGSDPRSTVGTATDANAMLRILFSRLGKPHIGPPGAFAFNVPSVSASGAITVERGNKKAVKATFSRTGGMCPRCEGRGTVSDIDLTQLYDDSKSIAEGAFTIPGWKSDSWWTVRTYAESGFLDPDKPIAKFTKREMQDFLYREPTKVKVEGANLTFEGLIPKIQKSFLSKDRESMQPHIRDFVDRAVTFTTCPECEGTRLTEGARSSKIKKISIADACAMEIRDLAEWVRALEEPSVAPLLTALQQTLDSFVEIGLGYLALDRPSGTLSGGEAQRVKMIRHLGSSLTDVTYVFDEPTIGLHPHDIQRMNDLLLRLRDKGNTVLVVEHKPEAIAIADHVVDLGPGAGTAGGTVCFEGTLEGLRSSGTVTGRHLDDRAVLKDEVRKPTGALEIRGATAHNLRNVDVDIPLGVLTVVTGVAGSGKSSLVHGSIPAGEGVISVDQSPIRGSRRSNPATYTGLLDPIRKAFAKVNGVKPALFSANSEGACPTCNGAGVIFTDLGMMASVSSPCEDCEGKRFQASVLDYHLGGRDISEVLAMSVSEAEEFFGSGEASTPAAHKILQRLADVGLGYLSLGQPLTTLSGGERQRLKLATHMGDKGGVYILDEPTTGLHLADVEQLLGLLDRLVDSGKSVIVIEHHQAVMAHADWIIDLGPGAGHDGGRIVFEGTPAELVEARTTLTGEHLAEYVGE from the coding sequence ATGGCTCCGAGAACGAAGACCACGCAGCCGCCCGCGCCGCACGCCGCCGACAGCCACGACCTGATCCGCGTGCACGGCGCGCGGGAGAACAACCTCAAGGACGTCAGCATCGAGCTGCCGAAGCGCCGGCTGACGGTGTTCACCGGCGTCTCCGGGTCGGGCAAGAGCTCCCTGGTGTTCAGCACCATCGCCGCGGAGTCCCAGCGGCTGATCAACGAGACGTACAGCGCCTTCGTGCAGGGCTTCATGCCCACGCAGGCGCGGCCCGACGTCGATGTGCTCGACGGGCTGACGACCGCGATCATCGTCGACCAGCAGCGGATGGGCAGCGACCCCCGGTCCACCGTCGGCACCGCCACCGACGCCAACGCCATGCTCCGCATCCTCTTCAGCCGGCTCGGCAAGCCGCACATCGGCCCGCCCGGCGCATTCGCCTTCAACGTGCCCTCGGTCTCGGCGAGCGGCGCGATCACCGTGGAGCGCGGCAACAAGAAGGCGGTGAAGGCCACCTTCAGCCGCACCGGCGGGATGTGCCCCCGCTGCGAGGGCCGGGGCACGGTCTCCGACATCGACCTCACCCAGCTCTACGACGACTCCAAGTCGATCGCCGAGGGCGCGTTCACCATCCCCGGCTGGAAGTCGGACAGCTGGTGGACCGTACGGACGTACGCGGAGTCCGGCTTCCTCGACCCGGACAAGCCGATCGCCAAGTTCACGAAGAGGGAGATGCAGGACTTCCTCTACCGGGAGCCGACCAAGGTGAAGGTGGAGGGCGCGAACCTCACCTTCGAAGGGCTGATCCCCAAGATCCAGAAGTCGTTCCTGTCCAAGGACCGCGAGTCGATGCAGCCCCACATCCGGGACTTCGTGGACCGGGCGGTCACCTTCACCACCTGCCCCGAGTGCGAGGGGACCCGGCTGACCGAGGGCGCCCGCTCCTCGAAGATCAAGAAGATCAGCATCGCGGACGCCTGCGCGATGGAGATCCGGGACCTCGCGGAATGGGTCCGCGCCCTGGAGGAGCCCTCCGTGGCCCCGCTCCTGACCGCTCTCCAGCAGACCCTGGACTCGTTCGTGGAGATCGGCCTCGGCTACCTCGCGCTCGACCGCCCCTCGGGCACGCTGTCCGGCGGCGAGGCGCAGCGCGTCAAGATGATCCGCCACCTCGGCTCCTCGCTCACCGACGTCACGTATGTCTTCGACGAGCCCACCATCGGCCTGCACCCGCACGACATCCAGCGGATGAACGACCTCCTGCTCCGCCTCCGCGACAAGGGCAACACGGTGCTCGTCGTGGAGCACAAGCCGGAGGCCATCGCCATCGCCGACCACGTGGTCGACCTCGGCCCCGGGGCCGGTACGGCAGGCGGCACCGTCTGCTTCGAAGGCACGCTGGAAGGCCTCCGGTCCTCCGGCACCGTCACCGGCCGCCACCTCGACGACCGGGCCGTCCTCAAGGACGAGGTCCGCAAGCCCACCGGCGCGCTGGAGATTCGCGGCGCGACGGCGCACAACCTCCGGAACGTCGACGTCGACATCCCGCTCGGCGTGCTCACCGTCGTCACCGGGGTCGCCGGCTCCGGAAAGAGCTCGCTCGTGCACGGGTCGATCCCGGCGGGCGAGGGCGTGATCTCGGTCGACCAGAGCCCCATCCGGGGTTCGCGCCGCAGCAACCCGGCGACGTACACGGGCCTGCTCGACCCGATCCGCAAGGCCTTCGCCAAGGTCAACGGAGTGAAGCCCGCCCTGTTCAGCGCCAACTCCGAGGGCGCCTGCCCCACGTGCAACGGCGCGGGCGTCATCTTCACCGACCTGGGCATGATGGCCAGCGTCTCCAGCCCCTGCGAGGACTGCGAGGGCAAGCGCTTCCAGGCCTCGGTCCTGGACTACCACCTCGGCGGCCGCGACATCAGCGAGGTGCTGGCGATGTCGGTCTCCGAGGCCGAGGAGTTCTTCGGCTCCGGCGAGGCGAGCACCCCGGCCGCGCACAAGATCCTCCAACGCCTCGCGGACGTAGGCCTCGGCTACCTCAGCCTCGGCCAGCCGCTCACCACGCTGTCCGGCGGCGAGCGCCAACGGCTGAAGCTGGCAACGCACATGGGCGACAAGGGCGGCGTCTACATCCTGGACGAGCCGACCACCGGCCTGCACCTCGCGGACGTCGAGCAGCTCCTCGGCCTGCTGGACCGCCTGGTCGACTCCGGAAAGTCGGTAATCGTCATCGAGCACCACCAGGCGGTCATGGCCCACGCGGACTGGATCATCGACCTCGGCCCCGGCGCGGGCCACGACGGCGGCCGGATCGTCTTCGAGGGCACGCCGGCCGAACTGGTGGAAGCCCGCACGACGCTGACGGGGGAGCACTTGGCGGAGTACGTGGGGGAGTGA
- a CDS encoding VOC family protein, with product MDINLSQCFIAVDDHDKALAFYRDALGMEVRNDVGFEGMRWVTVGSPAQPDVEIVLEPPLADPNAPAADRQTMAELLAKGMLRGVILSAEDVDAAFEQVRAAGGEVLQEPIDQPYGVRDCAFRDPSGNMLRITQSSKK from the coding sequence ATGGACATCAACCTCTCGCAGTGTTTCATCGCCGTCGACGACCACGACAAGGCGCTCGCCTTCTACCGCGACGCCCTGGGAATGGAAGTGCGCAACGACGTCGGATTCGAAGGCATGCGCTGGGTGACCGTCGGGTCCCCCGCTCAGCCGGACGTGGAGATCGTCCTCGAACCCCCGCTCGCCGACCCGAACGCCCCGGCAGCCGACCGGCAGACCATGGCCGAGCTGCTCGCCAAGGGCATGCTGCGCGGTGTGATCCTCTCCGCCGAGGACGTGGACGCCGCCTTCGAGCAGGTCCGGGCCGCGGGTGGCGAGGTGCTCCAGGAGCCGATCGACCAGCCGTACGGCGTTCGGGACTGTGCCTTCCGCGACCCTTCCGGCAACATGCTGCGCATCACCCAGTCCAGCAAGAAGTAA
- a CDS encoding helix-turn-helix transcriptional regulator encodes MRLEDLARLRRARDRMDREYAEPLDVPSLARAALMSPGHFSRSFRAAFGETPYSYLMTRRIERAKALLRRGDLSVTEVCFAVGCTSLGSFSSRFTELVGETPSAYRARPHDAGETIPACVAKMLTRPVRNGEANPSPRP; translated from the coding sequence GTGAGGCTGGAGGATCTGGCCCGGCTGCGTCGGGCCCGTGACCGCATGGACCGCGAGTACGCCGAACCGCTCGACGTCCCCTCGCTGGCCCGCGCCGCCCTGATGTCGCCCGGCCACTTCTCCCGCAGCTTCCGTGCCGCCTTCGGCGAGACCCCGTACAGCTATCTCATGACCCGCCGCATCGAGCGGGCCAAAGCGCTGCTGCGCCGGGGCGACCTGTCGGTCACGGAGGTCTGCTTCGCCGTCGGCTGTACGTCGCTGGGCTCGTTCAGCTCCCGCTTCACCGAGCTGGTGGGGGAGACCCCGAGCGCCTACCGGGCCCGCCCCCACGACGCCGGGGAGACCATCCCGGCGTGCGTCGCCAAGATGCTCACGCGACCGGTCAGGAATGGAGAAGCAAATCCCTCACCCCGCCCTTAG
- a CDS encoding DUF5713 family protein produces MTITNEQLAGHAFLALLYEDDYFPDHLLDKGAAVLRALCERIEAEEPTDLTALYALTAVATEAFNDLEAEFEAAGSEIETVAREEIGEAFWTIATAYGFTDADPEELIAEREW; encoded by the coding sequence ATGACGATCACGAACGAGCAGCTGGCGGGGCACGCGTTCCTGGCCCTGCTGTACGAGGACGACTATTTCCCGGACCACCTCCTGGACAAGGGCGCGGCGGTGTTGCGGGCCTTGTGCGAGCGGATCGAGGCCGAGGAGCCCACGGACCTCACCGCCCTGTACGCGCTGACGGCGGTGGCGACCGAGGCCTTCAACGACCTGGAGGCCGAGTTCGAGGCGGCGGGCAGCGAGATCGAGACCGTCGCACGCGAGGAGATAGGCGAGGCCTTCTGGACCATCGCGACGGCGTACGGCTTCACGGACGCGGACCCGGAGGAACTGATCGCCGAGCGCGAGTGGTGA
- a CDS encoding acyl-CoA dehydrogenase family protein, with the protein MRRTVFNEDHEAFRETIRAFIAAEVVPVYDEWFAAGQVPRDFYLKLGELGIFGIEVDEEYGGAGIDSHKYEAVIYEETARAGVTFGGSGVHTLLGLPYVKMLASDEQKKRWLPKFATGEEMWALAMTEPGTGSDVAGMKTTAKLSEDGTHYVLNGAKTFITGGVHADRVIVCARTAAPREDDRRFGISLFAVDTKSAGYSVGRKLDKLGLKTSDTAELAFVDVKVPAEDLLGEENKGFGYLGTNLASERWGIAFGAYAQAAAAVRFAKEYVQERTVFGKTVASFQNTKFELAACQAEVDAAQAVADRALEALDAGELTAAEAASAKLFCTEVAHRVIDRCLQLHGGYGFMNEYPIARLYADNRVNRIYGGTSEVMKSIIAKSMGL; encoded by the coding sequence GTGCGCCGTACGGTATTCAACGAGGACCACGAGGCGTTCCGGGAGACCATCCGCGCCTTCATCGCGGCCGAGGTCGTGCCGGTCTACGACGAGTGGTTCGCCGCCGGTCAGGTGCCGCGCGACTTCTACCTCAAGCTCGGTGAGCTGGGCATCTTCGGCATCGAGGTCGACGAGGAGTACGGCGGCGCGGGCATCGACTCGCACAAGTACGAGGCCGTCATCTACGAGGAGACCGCACGCGCGGGTGTCACCTTCGGCGGCTCCGGCGTCCACACGCTGCTCGGCCTGCCCTACGTGAAGATGCTCGCCTCCGACGAGCAGAAGAAGCGCTGGCTGCCGAAGTTCGCGACCGGCGAGGAGATGTGGGCCCTCGCGATGACCGAGCCGGGCACCGGTTCCGACGTCGCGGGCATGAAGACCACCGCCAAGCTTTCCGAGGACGGCACGCACTACGTCCTCAACGGCGCCAAGACCTTCATCACCGGCGGTGTGCACGCCGACCGCGTGATCGTCTGCGCCCGTACCGCCGCCCCGCGCGAGGACGACCGCCGCTTCGGTATCTCCCTCTTCGCCGTCGACACCAAGTCCGCGGGCTACTCGGTCGGCCGCAAGCTCGACAAGCTCGGTCTGAAGACCTCCGACACCGCCGAGCTGGCGTTCGTCGACGTCAAGGTCCCGGCCGAGGACCTCCTCGGTGAGGAGAACAAGGGCTTCGGCTACCTCGGCACCAACCTGGCCTCCGAGCGCTGGGGCATCGCCTTCGGCGCGTACGCCCAGGCCGCGGCCGCCGTCCGGTTCGCCAAGGAGTACGTGCAGGAGCGCACGGTCTTCGGCAAGACCGTCGCCTCGTTCCAGAACACCAAGTTCGAGCTGGCCGCCTGCCAGGCCGAGGTGGACGCCGCCCAGGCCGTCGCCGACCGCGCGCTGGAGGCCCTGGACGCCGGTGAGCTGACGGCGGCGGAGGCCGCGTCCGCCAAGCTGTTCTGCACCGAGGTCGCCCACCGCGTCATCGACCGCTGCCTCCAGCTGCACGGCGGCTACGGCTTCATGAACGAGTACCCGATCGCCCGCCTGTACGCGGACAACCGCGTCAACCGCATCTACGGCGGCACCAGCGAGGTCATGAAGTCGATCATCGCCAAGTCGATGGGGCTCTGA
- a CDS encoding acyl-CoA thioesterase, producing the protein MSAALDSLLDLLDLEQIERDIFRGMSRSAVVPRVFGGQVAAQALVAAGRTVPAERAAHSLHAYFLRAGDPGAPIVYSVDRIRDGKSFTTRRVVAVQHGQPIFHLSASFQTYEDGMEHQADMPPSPDPETLPTAAEMLPRYADRFSDPGMVDRLIEARDAVDLRYVDAPPFGTVGEAREPRSQVWFRTNGKLADDPLLHVCMATYVSDMTLLDSVLLAHGRGGWAVGDVVGASLDHAMWFHRPFRADEWLLYDQESPSASGGRGLGQARIYTADGRLAITVIQEGVVRVPRAPGMSTI; encoded by the coding sequence ATGAGCGCAGCACTCGATTCCCTGCTCGATCTGCTCGACCTGGAGCAGATCGAGCGGGACATCTTCCGGGGCATGAGCCGCAGCGCGGTCGTGCCCCGGGTGTTCGGCGGGCAGGTCGCGGCCCAGGCGCTGGTCGCCGCGGGCCGTACCGTCCCGGCCGAGCGGGCGGCCCACTCCCTGCACGCGTACTTCCTGCGGGCGGGCGACCCGGGCGCGCCGATCGTCTACAGCGTCGACCGCATCCGCGACGGGAAGTCCTTCACCACCCGCCGGGTCGTCGCCGTCCAGCACGGGCAGCCCATCTTCCACCTCTCCGCGTCCTTCCAGACGTACGAGGACGGCATGGAGCACCAGGCGGACATGCCGCCCTCGCCCGATCCGGAGACCCTGCCCACGGCCGCCGAGATGCTGCCCCGGTACGCGGACCGCTTCAGTGATCCGGGGATGGTGGACCGGCTGATCGAGGCGCGGGACGCGGTGGACCTGCGGTACGTGGACGCGCCGCCGTTCGGCACGGTGGGCGAGGCGCGCGAGCCGCGTTCGCAGGTGTGGTTCCGGACGAACGGCAAGCTGGCCGACGACCCCCTGCTGCACGTCTGCATGGCCACCTATGTCTCCGACATGACCCTGCTCGACTCGGTGCTGCTCGCCCACGGGCGGGGCGGCTGGGCGGTCGGGGACGTGGTGGGGGCGAGCCTGGACCACGCCATGTGGTTCCACCGGCCGTTCCGGGCCGACGAGTGGCTGCTCTACGACCAGGAGTCGCCGTCGGCCTCCGGTGGGCGGGGACTGGGCCAGGCCCGTATCTACACAGCCGACGGACGCCTGGCGATCACCGTCATCCAGGAGGGTGTCGTCCGGGTTCCGCGTGCCCCGGGGATGAGCACCATCTGA